The following proteins come from a genomic window of Pseudomonas syringae:
- a CDS encoding MerR family transcriptional regulator — protein sequence MSSQTYSISELARELDITTRAIRFYEEQGMLSPERKGLERIYSARDKVTLKLILRGKRIGFSLAECKELISLYDPSGGNQKQLQTMLGKITERRAQLEQQLLDIQQMQLELDTAEERCRAELDKTAATSH from the coding sequence ATGAGCAGTCAGACCTACAGTATTTCCGAACTTGCCCGCGAGCTGGACATCACCACCCGCGCAATCCGCTTCTATGAAGAGCAAGGCATGCTCAGCCCGGAACGCAAGGGGCTGGAGCGTATCTATTCGGCGCGTGACAAAGTCACCCTGAAACTGATCCTGCGCGGCAAGCGGATCGGCTTTTCACTGGCCGAATGCAAAGAGCTGATTTCGCTGTACGACCCGAGCGGCGGTAACCAGAAACAATTGCAGACCATGCTCGGCAAAATCACCGAGCGCCGGGCGCAACTGGAACAGCAACTGCTGGACATTCAGCAGATGCAACTGGAACTGGACACCGCCGAAGAGCGTTGCCGCGCCGAGCTCGATAAAACCGCCGCCACGTCACACTGA
- a CDS encoding GNAT family N-acetyltransferase: MSLPVAITGEIRQLDSGYSRETRALLFRAYRHDPTFAYLFNAEREGYEQRVLATIRHLVKQHFLQNQPALGLFLEDRLVGVALVAPPQRRLGVTESWAWRLRMVMDTGLGCTQRYLAYYNAVLACVPSETAHVLPLIGLDPEYQGQKLGQDLSERLLAALHDWCAVDENSQGIVVDTGNPRYFEFYKRQGYEEIGEIAVGPVREHVFFHPNPQVSLAVPDATV, encoded by the coding sequence ATGTCCCTACCTGTTGCCATCACGGGCGAAATCCGCCAGCTCGACAGCGGTTACTCCCGTGAAACCCGTGCCTTGCTGTTCAGGGCTTATCGGCACGACCCGACGTTCGCTTACCTGTTCAACGCTGAGCGTGAAGGGTACGAACAACGCGTGCTGGCGACCATTCGCCATCTGGTCAAACAGCATTTCCTGCAGAACCAGCCTGCGCTCGGTCTGTTCCTGGAGGATCGTCTGGTTGGTGTTGCACTGGTTGCGCCGCCTCAGCGTCGCCTGGGTGTTACCGAGAGCTGGGCCTGGCGTCTGCGCATGGTCATGGACACCGGTCTGGGCTGTACCCAACGCTACCTGGCGTATTACAACGCTGTGCTGGCCTGTGTGCCTTCGGAAACCGCGCATGTTCTGCCGCTGATCGGGCTTGATCCGGAATACCAGGGCCAGAAGCTCGGCCAAGACTTGAGCGAGCGACTGCTTGCGGCGTTGCACGACTGGTGCGCAGTAGACGAAAACTCGCAAGGGATTGTCGTCGACACCGGAAATCCCCGTTATTTCGAGTTCTATAAGCGACAAGGCTACGAGGAAATTGGCGAGATCGCCGTAGGACCTGTTCGCGAACATGTGTTCTT
- a CDS encoding isovaleryl-CoA dehydrogenase — MSYPSLNFALGETIDMLRDQLQSFVAAELTPRAAQIDKDNLFPADMWRKFGEMGVLGITVSEEYGGAGLGYLAHVVAMEEISRGSASVALSYGAHSNLCVNQINRNGNPEQKARYLPRLISGEHVGALAMSEPNAGSDVVSMKLRADKRGDRYILNGSKTWITNGPDANTYVIYAKTDLEKAAHGISAFIVERDWKGFSRGSKFDKLGMRGSNTCELFFDDVEVPEENLLGVLDGGVRVLMSGLDYERVVLSGGPTGIMQACMDVVVPYIHDRKQFGQSIGEFQLIQGKVADMYTQLNASRAYLYAVAQACDRGETTRKDAAGVILYSAERATQMALDAIQILGGNGYINEFPAGRLLRDAKLYEIGAGTSEIRRMLIGRELFNETR, encoded by the coding sequence ATGAGTTACCCCAGCCTGAACTTCGCCTTGGGCGAAACCATCGACATGCTCCGCGATCAGTTGCAATCGTTCGTCGCTGCAGAGCTCACCCCTCGCGCCGCACAGATCGACAAGGACAACCTGTTCCCGGCCGACATGTGGCGCAAATTCGGTGAAATGGGCGTGCTGGGCATCACTGTTAGTGAAGAGTACGGCGGCGCGGGTCTCGGGTATCTGGCGCATGTGGTGGCCATGGAAGAGATCAGTCGTGGCTCGGCGTCGGTAGCGTTGTCCTACGGCGCGCACTCGAACCTGTGCGTCAACCAGATCAACCGTAACGGCAACCCCGAGCAGAAAGCCCGTTACCTGCCAAGGCTGATCAGCGGCGAACACGTTGGCGCACTGGCCATGAGCGAACCCAATGCGGGCTCGGACGTGGTGTCGATGAAGCTGCGGGCCGACAAGCGTGGCGACCGCTATATCCTCAACGGCAGCAAAACCTGGATCACCAACGGGCCGGACGCCAACACGTATGTGATCTACGCCAAGACCGACCTGGAGAAAGCAGCGCATGGCATCAGCGCGTTCATCGTCGAACGCGACTGGAAAGGATTTTCTCGCGGCAGCAAGTTCGACAAGCTGGGCATGCGCGGCTCCAACACCTGCGAACTGTTCTTCGACGATGTCGAGGTGCCGGAAGAAAACCTGCTGGGCGTGCTCGACGGCGGCGTCCGGGTGCTAATGAGCGGCCTGGATTACGAGCGCGTGGTGCTCTCGGGCGGGCCGACCGGCATCATGCAGGCCTGCATGGACGTGGTCGTCCCCTACATTCATGACCGCAAGCAGTTCGGCCAGAGCATCGGCGAGTTTCAGCTGATTCAGGGCAAGGTTGCCGACATGTACACCCAGCTCAACGCCAGCCGGGCCTATCTGTATGCCGTCGCCCAGGCCTGTGATCGTGGCGAAACCACGCGCAAGGATGCGGCAGGCGTGATCCTGTACAGCGCCGAGCGGGCCACCCAGATGGCGCTGGATGCCATTCAGATTCTCGGCGGCAATGGCTACATCAACGAGTTTCCGGCCGGTCGACTGTTACGCGACGCCAAGCTCTACGAGATCGGCGCAGGCACCAGCGAAATACGCCGCATGCTCATTGGTCGCGAACTGTTCAACGAAACCCGTTGA
- a CDS encoding gamma-carboxygeranoyl-CoA hydratase, whose translation MTMTSFATIELLEDPRGFATLWLNRADKNNAFNAQMIRELIIALDQVQANSSLRFLLLRGRGRHFSAGADLAWMQQAADMDYNTNLDDARELAELMYTLARLKLPTLAVVQGAAFGGALGLISCCDMAIAAEDAQFCLSEVRIGLAPAVISPFVVQAIGERAARRYALTAERFDGRRAQQIGLIAECYAGTELEARTLEWIENLLLNSPQAMRVSKELLREVGSGELTPALRRYCESAIARIRTSAEGQEGLRAFLQKRAPGWQSTPDEHPGERPALTETHKDSQS comes from the coding sequence ATCACCATGACCTCATTCGCCACCATAGAACTGCTCGAAGACCCGCGAGGTTTCGCCACCCTGTGGCTGAACCGTGCGGACAAGAACAACGCATTCAATGCGCAGATGATTCGCGAACTGATCATCGCGCTGGACCAGGTACAAGCCAATTCCAGCCTGCGTTTTCTGCTGCTCCGTGGCCGCGGCCGACACTTCAGTGCGGGCGCTGATCTGGCCTGGATGCAGCAGGCCGCCGATATGGATTACAACACCAATCTGGACGATGCACGGGAGCTGGCGGAGCTGATGTACACCCTCGCCAGATTGAAGCTGCCCACGCTGGCCGTGGTTCAGGGCGCAGCCTTTGGCGGTGCGCTGGGCCTGATCAGTTGCTGCGACATGGCTATCGCTGCCGAGGACGCGCAGTTCTGCCTTTCAGAAGTACGCATCGGCCTCGCTCCGGCGGTTATCAGCCCGTTTGTGGTTCAAGCCATAGGCGAACGCGCAGCACGGCGTTATGCACTGACCGCGGAACGCTTCGACGGCCGGCGCGCACAGCAGATCGGCCTGATTGCCGAGTGCTATGCGGGCACCGAGCTGGAAGCGCGAACGCTTGAATGGATCGAGAACCTGCTGCTCAACAGCCCGCAGGCCATGCGCGTCAGCAAAGAATTGCTGCGCGAGGTGGGCAGCGGCGAGTTGACGCCTGCGTTGCGTCGTTACTGCGAAAGCGCCATTGCCCGCATCCGCACCAGCGCCGAAGGTCAGGAAGGCCTGCGCGCCTTTCTGCAAAAGCGCGCGCCCGGCTGGCAGAGCACGCCGGATGAGCATCCTGGCGAACGCCCTGCCCTGACCGAAACACACAAGGATTCGCAATCATGA
- a CDS encoding carboxyl transferase domain-containing protein, producing the protein MAILHTRINPRSAEFSLNHAALLQQVENLRSLLNTVRQGGGPKAQERHTSRGKLLPRERINRLLDTGSPFLEIGQLAAHDVYGEDVPAAGVIAGIGRVEGVECMIIANDATVKGGSYYPLTVKKHLRAQTIAQQNRLPCIYLVDSGGANLPRQDEVFPDREHFGRIFFNQANMSAQGIAQIAVVMGSCTAGGAYVPAMADEAIMVRQQATIFLAGPPLVKAATGEVVSAEDLGGADVHCRTSGVADHYAESDEHALALARRSIANLNWRKQGQLNVITPVAPLYASDELYGIIPTDTKQPFDVREIIARLVDGSVLDEFKALFGTTLVCGFAHLHGYPIAILANNGILFAEAAQKGAHFIELACQRGIPLLFLQNITGFMVGQKYEAGGIAKHGAKLVTAVACARVPKFTVIIGGSFGAGNYGMCGRAYDPRFLWMWPNARIGVMGGEQAAGVLVQVKCEQAERAGQAFSPQQQAELKQPILDQYEHQGHPYYSSARLWDDGVIDPAQTREILALALSASLNAPIEPTTFGLFRM; encoded by the coding sequence ATGGCCATCCTGCACACCCGCATCAACCCGCGTTCCGCAGAGTTTTCGCTCAACCATGCCGCGTTGCTGCAACAGGTCGAAAACTTGCGCAGCCTGCTGAACACTGTCCGCCAAGGCGGTGGGCCAAAAGCCCAGGAACGCCATACCTCGCGTGGCAAGTTGCTGCCGCGCGAACGCATCAATCGCTTGCTGGACACGGGCTCGCCGTTTCTGGAAATCGGCCAGTTGGCCGCGCACGACGTGTATGGCGAAGACGTCCCGGCGGCCGGTGTCATTGCCGGCATCGGCCGCGTCGAAGGCGTCGAATGCATGATTATCGCCAACGATGCCACGGTGAAAGGCGGCTCCTATTACCCGCTGACGGTCAAAAAACACCTGCGGGCGCAGACCATCGCCCAGCAGAATCGCCTGCCATGCATCTATCTGGTGGACTCCGGCGGTGCCAACCTGCCACGTCAGGACGAGGTGTTTCCGGATCGCGAGCACTTCGGGCGAATCTTCTTCAATCAGGCCAACATGAGTGCCCAGGGCATTGCCCAGATCGCCGTGGTCATGGGCTCCTGCACAGCAGGCGGGGCCTATGTACCGGCGATGGCCGACGAAGCGATCATGGTACGCCAGCAAGCCACAATCTTTCTGGCCGGGCCGCCACTGGTCAAAGCCGCCACCGGCGAAGTAGTGAGCGCCGAGGACCTGGGCGGTGCCGACGTGCATTGCCGCACGTCCGGGGTTGCCGATCATTACGCTGAGAGCGACGAACACGCACTGGCGCTGGCACGGCGCAGTATCGCCAACCTCAACTGGCGCAAGCAGGGTCAGTTGAACGTCATCACCCCCGTTGCCCCGCTCTACGCCAGTGACGAGCTGTACGGCATTATTCCGACCGACACCAAACAGCCGTTTGATGTACGGGAAATCATCGCCCGACTGGTGGACGGCTCGGTCCTTGATGAGTTCAAGGCGCTGTTCGGCACCACGCTGGTCTGCGGTTTTGCGCATCTGCACGGTTACCCGATCGCCATTCTGGCCAATAACGGCATCCTCTTCGCCGAAGCCGCCCAGAAAGGCGCGCATTTCATCGAACTGGCCTGCCAGCGCGGGATTCCGCTGCTGTTTCTGCAGAACATCACTGGTTTCATGGTCGGTCAGAAGTACGAAGCGGGTGGCATCGCCAAGCATGGCGCCAAGCTGGTCACCGCCGTAGCCTGCGCCAGGGTGCCGAAATTCACGGTGATCATCGGTGGCAGTTTCGGGGCTGGCAACTACGGCATGTGCGGCCGCGCTTACGACCCGCGTTTTCTGTGGATGTGGCCCAACGCGAGAATCGGCGTGATGGGTGGCGAGCAGGCGGCCGGCGTGCTGGTGCAGGTCAAGTGCGAACAGGCTGAACGCGCAGGGCAGGCCTTCAGCCCGCAACAACAGGCCGAGCTGAAACAGCCGATCCTCGATCAGTATGAACATCAGGGCCATCCGTATTACTCCAGCGCCCGCCTGTGGGACGACGGCGTCATCGACCCGGCGCAGACCCGCGAGATACTGGCGCTGGCCCTCTCCGCTTCGCTCAATGCGCCCATCGAACCCACGACCTTTGGCCTGTTCCGCATGTAA
- a CDS encoding acyl-CoA dehydrogenase, which produces MDFAYSPKVQALRERVTAFMDAYVYPAEPVFEQQVAEGDRWQPTAIMEELKAKAKAEGLWNLFLPESELGAGLSNLEYAPLAEIMGRSLLGPEPFNCSAPDTGNMEVLVRYASDEQKKQWLEPLLRGEIRSAFAMTEPDVASSDATNMAARAERDGDEWVINGRKWWTSGACDPRCKILIFMGLSNPDGPRHQQHSMILVPVDTPGVKIVRPLPVFGYDDAPHGHAEVLFDNVRLPYENVLLGEGRGFEIAQGRLGPGRIHHCMRSIGMAERALELMCKRAINRVAFGQPLARLGGNIDKIADSRMEIDMARLLTLKAAYMMDTAGNKVAKSEIAQIKVVAPNVALNVIDRAIQMHGGAGVSNDFPLAYMYAMQRTLRLADGPDEVHRAAIGKFELGKYLPADLSRSRS; this is translated from the coding sequence ATGGATTTCGCGTACTCCCCGAAAGTGCAGGCACTGCGTGAGCGCGTCACGGCGTTCATGGATGCTTACGTTTATCCCGCCGAGCCGGTCTTCGAACAGCAAGTGGCCGAAGGTGATCGCTGGCAGCCCACCGCAATCATGGAAGAACTCAAGGCCAAGGCAAAAGCCGAAGGTCTGTGGAATCTGTTTTTGCCGGAGTCTGAACTGGGCGCCGGGCTGAGCAATCTGGAGTACGCGCCGCTGGCGGAAATCATGGGCCGCTCGCTGCTGGGGCCGGAGCCGTTCAACTGCTCTGCGCCTGACACCGGCAACATGGAGGTGCTGGTGCGCTATGCCAGCGATGAGCAGAAAAAACAGTGGCTGGAGCCGCTGTTGCGCGGTGAGATTCGTTCGGCCTTTGCGATGACCGAGCCTGATGTGGCGTCTTCGGACGCGACCAACATGGCCGCACGCGCCGAGCGTGATGGCGATGAGTGGGTCATCAACGGACGTAAATGGTGGACCTCCGGGGCCTGTGACCCGCGCTGCAAAATTCTGATCTTCATGGGCCTGAGCAACCCCGACGGGCCGCGCCATCAGCAGCACTCCATGATTCTGGTGCCGGTCGATACGCCCGGCGTGAAGATCGTCCGGCCGCTGCCGGTATTCGGTTATGACGACGCGCCCCACGGGCATGCCGAAGTGCTGTTCGACAATGTGCGTTTGCCTTATGAAAACGTGTTACTGGGCGAGGGCCGAGGTTTCGAGATCGCTCAGGGGCGACTGGGCCCAGGGCGTATTCATCACTGCATGCGCTCTATCGGCATGGCTGAAAGGGCGCTTGAACTGATGTGCAAACGCGCCATCAACCGCGTCGCGTTTGGCCAGCCGCTGGCAAGACTGGGCGGCAACATCGATAAAATCGCTGATTCACGGATGGAGATCGATATGGCCAGGCTGCTGACCCTGAAAGCCGCCTATATGATGGACACGGCAGGTAACAAGGTCGCCAAAAGCGAAATTGCGCAGATCAAGGTGGTCGCGCCCAACGTTGCCCTGAACGTCATCGATCGTGCCATTCAGATGCATGGCGGTGCCGGGGTTTCCAATGATTTCCCGCTGGCCTACATGTACGCCATGCAACGCACCCTGCGGCTGGCCGATGGCCCGGATGAAGTGCACCGCGCTGCTATCGGCAAGTTCGAGCTGGGCAAGTACCTGCCTGCGGACCTGTCGCGCAGTCGCTCCTGA
- a CDS encoding LysR family transcriptional regulator, which translates to MNLSKVDLNLFIVFDAIYTEANLTRAGQIVGITQPAVSNALARLRETFNDPLFVRTAQGMVPTPMAQNIIGPVRNALSLLRVSVQESRIFNPLQANKNYRISMTDLTEAVILPALFQRLRRLAPTVTIESFLSKRRETTKELAAGRLDFAVDAPLNTDPQVRHVKLMEDRYVCSMRKAHPLAGKASVTLDDYLAQAHIHISSRRSGLGHVDLALGKMGIQRKIALRSQHYLMATQVLQQTDMVMTVPERFARRNDLHYVDLPINDVPSVETHLYWHESTDQDPANRWMREQIIELAQRIVAQEKG; encoded by the coding sequence ATGAACCTGAGCAAGGTCGATCTCAACCTATTCATTGTCTTCGACGCCATCTATACCGAGGCCAACCTGACCCGCGCCGGGCAGATCGTCGGGATCACCCAGCCCGCCGTTTCCAATGCACTGGCGCGCTTGCGCGAAACCTTCAACGACCCGTTGTTCGTGCGCACGGCACAAGGCATGGTGCCTACGCCCATGGCGCAGAACATCATCGGCCCGGTACGCAATGCGCTGTCGCTGCTCAGGGTCTCGGTGCAGGAAAGCCGCATATTCAACCCGTTGCAGGCCAACAAGAACTACCGCATCAGCATGACCGACCTGACCGAAGCGGTGATCCTGCCAGCGCTGTTCCAGCGGCTGCGACGCCTGGCACCTACTGTCACCATCGAGAGCTTTTTGTCCAAGCGCCGTGAAACCACCAAGGAACTGGCGGCCGGACGCCTGGATTTCGCCGTGGATGCGCCGCTCAACACCGACCCGCAAGTACGCCATGTCAAGCTGATGGAAGACCGCTATGTATGCAGCATGCGCAAGGCGCACCCGCTGGCTGGCAAGGCCTCAGTGACGCTGGATGATTATCTGGCGCAAGCACACATTCATATCTCCAGTCGCCGCAGTGGACTGGGCCATGTGGACCTTGCGCTGGGCAAGATGGGCATCCAGCGCAAAATCGCGTTGCGCTCCCAGCATTACCTCATGGCGACCCAGGTATTGCAGCAGACCGATATGGTCATGACCGTGCCGGAGCGCTTCGCCCGTCGCAACGACCTGCATTATGTGGACCTGCCGATCAATGACGTTCCCTCGGTCGAAACCCATCTCTACTGGCACGAAAGCACCGATCAGGACCCTGCCAATCGCTGGATGCGAGAGCAGATCATCGAGCTGGCACAGCGGATAGTTGCTCAGGAAAAAGGCTGA
- a CDS encoding substrate-binding domain-containing protein — protein MLRALLTALILSSATLPLTAQAALPVPASDMPTLRIQGSNTINAELGPALVEGMLRQQGMQAVQSVPGTALNEQRVVGTTASGQTVSVEVTAHGSGTGFTALKAGNADIAASSRPIKDQEARELASLGDLKSAAGEQIIAIDGVAVIVHPGNPLRQLDTLQLARIFSGEVRDWSEVGGNPGVIHLYVRDEKSGTYETFKELVLAKYGKNLSSAAVRFESSEQLSDEVSKDPNGVGFTGMPSIRHARAVAIADGESRPMLPTISLIATEDYPLSRRLYLYVPPATHQRWAQALVRFAQSAEGQAIVAQEGFVAQTVQALKVQPTAQMPADYQALTRKAERLSVNFRFAQGSARLDNKAQQDLKRVVDYLKANDRLDQHVTLVGFGDAKSDPARAALLSRLRAMAVRRELLKSGVTFREILGLGDEMPVATNDIDDGRIKNRRVEVWVQ, from the coding sequence ATGCTGCGCGCTCTGCTAACGGCGCTGATCCTGTCGAGCGCCACCCTGCCCCTCACTGCGCAGGCGGCGTTGCCTGTCCCCGCCAGCGATATGCCGACCTTGCGTATCCAAGGGTCCAACACCATCAATGCCGAACTCGGGCCTGCGCTGGTCGAAGGCATGCTGCGCCAGCAAGGCATGCAAGCGGTGCAGAGCGTGCCGGGTACTGCGCTCAACGAACAGCGAGTGGTCGGCACTACCGCATCGGGCCAAACAGTCAGCGTCGAGGTCACCGCGCATGGCTCAGGCACCGGGTTCACCGCGTTAAAGGCCGGTAATGCCGACATTGCCGCTTCTTCGCGACCGATCAAGGACCAGGAAGCCCGAGAACTGGCCAGTCTGGGTGATCTCAAGAGCGCCGCAGGTGAGCAAATCATCGCCATCGATGGCGTTGCGGTGATAGTGCATCCCGGCAACCCGCTGCGACAGCTGGATACGTTGCAACTGGCACGCATTTTCAGCGGCGAAGTCAGAGACTGGAGTGAAGTGGGTGGCAATCCGGGAGTCATTCATCTGTATGTTCGCGACGAAAAGTCCGGCACCTACGAAACCTTCAAGGAACTGGTACTGGCCAAATATGGCAAGAACCTGTCCAGTGCTGCGGTGCGCTTCGAGTCCAGCGAGCAATTGTCCGATGAGGTCAGCAAAGATCCCAATGGCGTAGGCTTTACCGGAATGCCGTCGATCAGGCACGCCAGAGCGGTGGCCATTGCCGACGGTGAATCCAGGCCCATGTTGCCGACCATCAGCCTGATCGCTACCGAAGACTATCCGTTGTCGCGGCGGCTCTATCTGTATGTGCCGCCTGCCACTCATCAACGCTGGGCGCAGGCACTGGTGCGTTTTGCGCAGAGTGCCGAGGGTCAGGCCATTGTGGCTCAGGAAGGTTTTGTCGCGCAGACCGTGCAGGCGCTCAAGGTTCAGCCCACCGCCCAGATGCCTGCCGACTATCAAGCGTTGACCCGCAAGGCCGAGCGGCTTTCGGTCAATTTTCGCTTCGCGCAGGGCAGCGCCAGGCTGGACAACAAGGCTCAGCAAGACCTCAAGCGTGTCGTTGATTACCTGAAGGCCAATGACCGGCTCGACCAGCACGTGACACTGGTCGGCTTCGGCGATGCCAAGAGCGACCCGGCACGTGCTGCCCTGCTGTCACGACTTCGGGCCATGGCCGTGCGCCGCGAGCTGCTGAAGAGCGGCGTGACCTTCCGCGAGATTCTTGGCCTGGGCGACGAGATGCCGGTGGCAACCAATGACATCGACGACGGCCGGATCAAGAACCGCCGTGTCGAAGTCTGGGTGCAATAG
- a CDS encoding hydroxymethylglutaryl-CoA lyase produces the protein MSLPQKVNIVEVGPRDGLQNEALPISVEAKVRLVDDLSAAGFGHIEAGSFVSARWVPQMAGSAQVLAQIQRREGVIYSALTPNLRGFEDALAAGAGEVAVFAAASQAFSQRNLNCSISESLERFAPVMAAARLHGLRVRGYVSCVLGCPYEGNVSPEQVVAVANELHAMGCYEISLGDTIGIGTPGAARALFNAVAAHIPRSKLAGHFHDTYGQALVNIYASLEEGIQVFDSSVAGLGGCPYAKGASGNVATEDVLYMLQGLGIETGVDLDQVIQAGQRICEVLGRSNGSRVAKARLSA, from the coding sequence ATGTCACTCCCGCAAAAAGTGAATATCGTCGAAGTCGGTCCGCGTGACGGTTTGCAGAATGAGGCGCTGCCGATCAGTGTCGAGGCCAAGGTGCGTCTGGTCGACGACCTGAGTGCTGCCGGATTTGGCCACATAGAAGCGGGCAGTTTCGTGTCCGCCAGATGGGTGCCGCAAATGGCGGGTTCGGCCCAGGTGCTGGCGCAGATTCAGCGCCGTGAGGGCGTAATATATTCGGCCCTGACGCCAAATCTCAGAGGGTTCGAAGATGCGCTGGCAGCCGGTGCCGGAGAAGTCGCAGTCTTCGCCGCAGCGAGCCAGGCATTCTCTCAGCGCAACCTGAACTGCTCGATCAGCGAAAGCCTGGAACGCTTCGCGCCGGTCATGGCCGCCGCTCGCCTGCATGGCTTGCGGGTTCGGGGTTATGTGTCCTGCGTATTGGGTTGCCCTTATGAGGGCAATGTGTCGCCCGAACAGGTCGTCGCAGTTGCCAATGAGCTGCATGCCATGGGCTGTTACGAGATTTCGCTGGGCGACACCATTGGCATCGGCACGCCCGGCGCTGCCCGCGCCCTGTTCAATGCAGTGGCTGCACACATCCCCCGCAGCAAACTGGCCGGACACTTTCACGACACCTACGGCCAGGCGCTGGTGAACATTTACGCCAGTCTGGAAGAAGGCATCCAGGTATTCGACAGCTCTGTCGCAGGCCTGGGCGGCTGCCCCTACGCCAAGGGGGCGAGCGGCAATGTCGCCACCGAGGATGTGCTGTACATGTTGCAAGGGCTGGGTATCGAGACCGGCGTTGATCTTGATCAAGTCATCCAGGCTGGCCAGCGAATCTGCGAGGTGCTGGGGCGCAGCAACGGCTCGCGCGTGGCCAAGGCCCGGCTGTCAGCCTGA
- the xthA gene encoding exodeoxyribonuclease III, whose translation MKIVSFNINGLRARPHQLAALIEKHQPDVIGLQETKVSDEQFPYAEIEALGYHVHFHGQKGHYGVALLSRNPPLELHKGFEGDNEESQKRFIWGTYADSNGQPVTIMNGYFPQGESRDHPTKFPAKQRFYEDLQALLESRFSNEQPLIVMGDVNISPQDCDIGIGADNAKRWLKTGKCSFLPEEREWMERLKNWGLVDSFRYLHPEVNDRFSWFDYRSRGFEDEPKRGLRIDLIMTSTGLQPRIKAAGVDYDLRSMEKPSDHAPIWLELN comes from the coding sequence ATGAAAATCGTCTCGTTCAACATCAATGGGCTGCGCGCTCGACCGCATCAATTGGCGGCGCTGATCGAAAAGCACCAGCCTGACGTGATCGGTCTTCAGGAAACCAAGGTCTCGGACGAGCAATTTCCCTATGCGGAAATCGAAGCGCTGGGCTATCACGTGCATTTTCATGGCCAGAAAGGCCACTACGGGGTCGCCCTGCTGTCGCGCAATCCGCCGCTGGAACTGCACAAGGGCTTTGAGGGGGATAACGAGGAATCCCAGAAGCGCTTCATCTGGGGCACCTATGCAGACAGCAATGGCCAGCCGGTCACCATCATGAATGGCTATTTTCCGCAGGGCGAAAGTCGCGATCACCCGACCAAGTTTCCGGCCAAGCAGCGTTTCTATGAAGACCTTCAGGCGTTGCTGGAAAGCCGTTTCAGCAACGAGCAGCCGCTGATCGTGATGGGCGATGTGAACATCTCGCCGCAAGACTGTGACATTGGTATCGGTGCCGACAATGCCAAGCGCTGGCTGAAAACCGGCAAGTGCAGCTTTCTGCCGGAAGAGCGCGAGTGGATGGAGCGCCTGAAAAACTGGGGGCTGGTAGACAGTTTTCGTTACCTGCACCCTGAGGTGAACGACCGGTTCAGCTGGTTCGACTACCGTAGCCGTGGCTTTGAAGACGAGCCGAAGCGCGGCCTGCGCATCGACCTGATCATGACCTCCACCGGTTTGCAGCCACGCATCAAGGCTGCAGGCGTGGACTACGATTTGCGCAGCATGGAAAAACCATCGGATCACGCGCCTATCTGGCTCGAACTGAACTGA